Proteins encoded by one window of Ramlibacter tataouinensis:
- a CDS encoding aminopeptidase, translated as MKGRWLVASALGAAVVAASLLCLSGCANLGYYWQSATGHLRVMNASRPVQEWLGDERASPGLKQRLELSQRIRSFASGELHLPDNPSYRRYADLHRSAVIWNVVAAPEFSLTLKTWCFPVTGCVGYRGYFDEAEARAEADQLRGEGYEASSYPVPAYSTLGWMNWAGGDPLLNTFIHYPEGELARLIFHELAHQVVYARDDTMFNESFATAVERLGVQRWLQEEASPEARADYARYDGRRRDFRALTRTTREKLDAVYDQKASLGDEEVRRRKAQLMADFRADYRRLREAWGVEPARLRGYDNWVAGANNASFGAQKAYDGLVPGFEALFHSLGGDWQRFYAEVKRLAALPKAERHDYLKHKEKGRA; from the coding sequence GTGAAGGGCAGGTGGCTGGTGGCATCGGCACTGGGAGCGGCGGTGGTGGCGGCTTCGCTGCTGTGCCTGTCGGGTTGCGCCAACCTGGGCTACTACTGGCAGTCGGCCACCGGGCACCTGCGGGTGATGAACGCCTCGCGTCCGGTGCAGGAGTGGCTGGGCGACGAGCGGGCCTCGCCCGGCCTGAAGCAGCGGCTGGAACTGAGCCAGCGCATCCGCAGCTTCGCCTCCGGCGAGCTGCACCTGCCCGACAACCCCAGCTACCGGCGCTACGCCGACCTGCACCGCAGCGCCGTGATCTGGAACGTGGTGGCGGCGCCGGAGTTCTCGCTCACGCTCAAGACCTGGTGCTTCCCCGTCACCGGTTGCGTGGGCTATCGCGGCTACTTCGACGAAGCCGAGGCCCGGGCCGAGGCCGACCAGTTGCGTGGCGAGGGCTACGAAGCCAGCAGCTACCCGGTTCCGGCCTACTCCACGCTGGGCTGGATGAACTGGGCCGGCGGCGACCCGCTGCTCAACACCTTCATCCACTACCCGGAAGGCGAGCTGGCGCGGCTGATCTTCCACGAGCTGGCGCACCAGGTGGTGTACGCGCGCGACGACACCATGTTCAACGAGTCCTTCGCCACCGCGGTGGAACGGCTGGGCGTGCAGCGCTGGCTGCAGGAAGAGGCGTCACCCGAGGCGCGCGCCGACTACGCCCGGTACGACGGCCGCCGGCGCGACTTCCGCGCGCTGACCCGGACCACCCGCGAGAAGCTGGATGCGGTCTATGACCAGAAGGCTTCGCTCGGCGACGAGGAGGTGCGGCGGCGCAAGGCGCAGCTGATGGCCGACTTCCGCGCCGACTACCGGCGGCTGCGCGAGGCCTGGGGCGTCGAGCCGGCGCGCCTGCGCGGCTACGACAATTGGGTGGCCGGTGCCAACAACGCCTCGTTCGGCGCGCAGAAGGCGTACGACGGGCTGGTGCCCGGCTTCGAGGCGCTGTTCCACTCGCTGGGCGGCGACTGGCAGCGCTTCTACGCCGAAGTCAAGCGGCTGGCCGCGCTCCCCAAGGCCGAACGACACGACTACCTGAAGCACAAGGAGAAGGGCCGTGCCTGA
- a CDS encoding polyhydroxyalkanoic acid system family protein, which translates to MPDIHIEREHSLGLARARELAFKWAEAAEDKLDMECTYEEGKTSDLVSFTRSGVDGELRVTRDRFELHARLGLLLGVFRERIESEITSNLDRLLEHGDPVTAFEKGVAEATGRRVAKEGDAGKAAAAGKAAKPAARSRKA; encoded by the coding sequence GTGCCTGACATCCACATCGAACGCGAACACAGCCTGGGACTGGCGCGCGCCCGCGAACTGGCCTTCAAGTGGGCCGAGGCGGCCGAGGACAAGCTCGACATGGAATGCACCTACGAGGAGGGCAAGACCTCCGACCTGGTCAGCTTCACCCGCTCGGGCGTCGACGGCGAGCTGCGCGTCACGCGCGACCGCTTCGAGCTGCATGCGCGCCTGGGGCTGCTGCTGGGCGTGTTCCGGGAGCGCATCGAGAGCGAGATCACCAGCAACCTGGACAGGCTGTTGGAGCATGGCGACCCCGTCACGGCGTTCGAAAAGGGCGTGGCCGAAGCCACGGGGCGGCGGGTGGCGAAGGAGGGGGATGCAGGCAAGGCTGCTGCGGCGGGCAAGGCGGCCAAGCCGGCGGCGCGCAGCCGCAAGGCCTGA
- a CDS encoding acyl-CoA-binding protein yields MADLKAEFEAAVANSKTLSERPDNSTLLKIYGLYKQATQGDNAEKKPGFGDMVGRAKWDAWNGFKGTSSDDAMQQYIDLIESLRG; encoded by the coding sequence ATGGCCGATCTCAAAGCCGAATTCGAAGCCGCCGTCGCCAACTCCAAGACCCTGAGCGAGCGGCCCGACAACAGCACGCTGCTGAAGATCTACGGCCTGTACAAGCAGGCCACGCAGGGCGACAACGCCGAGAAGAAGCCCGGTTTCGGCGACATGGTCGGGCGCGCCAAGTGGGACGCCTGGAACGGCTTCAAGGGCACGTCCAGCGACGACGCGATGCAGCAGTACATCGACCTGATCGAGTCGCTGCGGGGCTGA
- a CDS encoding wax ester/triacylglycerol synthase family O-acyltransferase produces MVTRIVRSVAQQAARSAARGAVKQARRAARGVLGLAAERMSKVDTAWLRMDNEHNLMMILGVWTLRPGIDYEALCRRVQERLLQYPRFRQHVVEDATGASWVDTADLDVHQLVVREKLPRSRAASPQVALQARVGQLAMEPLDRRLPLWRFHLVEDYDGGSALVVRIHHCIADGIALISVVLSLVDGGAAPPLRRSRAPVHGAGGWIADTLLKPFTDLTVKALDAAGEGAARSLHLLEDPHAGLEGSVELARLAYQVLSDAGALLLMPDDARTLLKGQPAGRKRVAWCDPLPLDEVKAVGKALNCSINDVLLSCVSGAIGEYLRAHGDDPAGKEIRAMVPVNLRPMDHAWKLGNHFGLVPLVLPIGLENPVERVYEVRRRMDALKGSTQPLLAFAVLTVAGLLVKPAQDAILRLFSDKTTAVMTNVPGPREKLRFLGATLEQCMFWVPQSGNIGLGVSILSYGGNVQFGVIADAALCPQPQKIIDAFGPEFAKLSWLTLMLPWGEG; encoded by the coding sequence ATGGTCACCCGCATCGTTCGCAGCGTCGCCCAGCAAGCCGCCCGGAGCGCCGCCCGCGGCGCCGTGAAGCAGGCCCGGCGCGCGGCGCGCGGCGTGCTCGGCCTGGCCGCCGAGCGCATGAGCAAGGTCGATACGGCCTGGCTGCGCATGGACAACGAGCACAACCTGATGATGATCCTGGGGGTGTGGACGCTGCGTCCGGGCATCGACTACGAGGCGCTGTGCCGGCGGGTCCAGGAGCGGCTGCTCCAGTACCCGCGCTTTCGCCAGCACGTGGTGGAGGACGCCACCGGCGCCAGCTGGGTGGACACGGCGGACCTGGACGTGCACCAGCTGGTGGTGCGCGAGAAGCTGCCGCGCAGCCGCGCGGCCAGCCCGCAGGTCGCGCTGCAGGCGCGCGTGGGCCAGCTGGCGATGGAGCCGCTGGACCGCAGGCTGCCCCTGTGGCGCTTCCACCTGGTGGAGGACTACGACGGCGGCAGCGCGCTGGTGGTGCGCATCCACCACTGCATTGCCGACGGCATCGCGCTGATCTCGGTGGTGCTGTCCCTGGTCGATGGCGGCGCCGCGCCGCCGCTGCGCCGGTCGCGGGCGCCGGTCCACGGCGCCGGCGGCTGGATCGCCGACACGCTGCTCAAGCCCTTCACCGACCTCACCGTCAAGGCGCTCGACGCCGCCGGCGAAGGCGCCGCCCGTTCGCTGCACCTGCTGGAGGACCCGCACGCGGGGCTGGAGGGTTCGGTCGAACTGGCGCGGCTGGCCTACCAGGTGCTCAGCGATGCCGGCGCGCTGCTGCTGATGCCGGACGACGCCCGGACCCTGCTCAAGGGCCAGCCGGCCGGCAGGAAGCGGGTGGCCTGGTGCGACCCGCTGCCGCTGGACGAAGTCAAGGCGGTGGGCAAGGCGCTCAACTGCTCGATCAACGACGTGCTGCTGTCCTGCGTGTCGGGCGCTATCGGCGAGTACCTGCGCGCCCACGGCGACGATCCCGCCGGCAAGGAGATCCGCGCCATGGTGCCGGTGAACCTGCGGCCGATGGACCATGCCTGGAAGCTGGGCAACCACTTCGGGCTGGTGCCGCTGGTGCTGCCGATCGGCCTGGAGAACCCGGTCGAGCGCGTCTACGAGGTGCGCCGGCGCATGGATGCGCTCAAGGGCAGCACCCAGCCGCTGCTGGCGTTCGCGGTGCTGACCGTCGCCGGGTTGCTGGTCAAGCCGGCGCAGGACGCGATCCTGCGGCTGTTCAGCGACAAGACCACGGCGGTGATGACCAACGTGCCGGGGCCGCGCGAGAAGCTGCGCTTCCTGGGGGCGACGCTGGAGCAGTGCATGTTCTGGGTGCCGCAGTCCGGCAACATCGGCCTGGGCGTGTCCATCCTCAGCTATGGCGGCAACGTGCAGTTCGGCGTCATCGCCGATGCCGCCCTGTGCCCGCAGCCGCAGAAGATCATCGATGCCTTCGGGCCGGAGTTCGCCAAGCTGTCGTGGCTGACGCTGATGCTGCCGTGGGGGGAGGGGTAG
- a CDS encoding hemerythrin domain-containing protein produces the protein MDIFEALLESHERQRAICRRLLTAIGEPGPRRQALDDLKAEMAAHETAEERTFYVPLIEHDETVDAARHGIAEHHEMDEMVEDLDKADAGSPGWLEAIGKLVQKVEHHLQEEEQKFFPQAREVLSRREQKALGEPYREEHERLAAKEEEGQEREH, from the coding sequence ATGGACATCTTCGAAGCCCTCCTCGAAAGCCACGAACGGCAGCGCGCGATCTGCCGGCGCCTGCTGACCGCCATCGGCGAACCCGGGCCGCGCCGGCAGGCGCTGGACGACCTCAAGGCCGAGATGGCCGCGCACGAGACCGCCGAGGAGCGCACCTTCTACGTGCCGCTCATCGAACACGACGAAACGGTCGACGCCGCCCGCCACGGCATCGCCGAACACCACGAGATGGACGAGATGGTCGAGGACCTGGACAAGGCCGACGCCGGCTCACCCGGGTGGCTGGAGGCCATCGGCAAGCTGGTGCAGAAGGTGGAGCACCACTTGCAGGAAGAGGAACAGAAATTCTTCCCGCAGGCGCGGGAGGTGCTGTCACGCAGGGAGCAGAAAGCGCTGGGCGAGCCCTATCGCGAAGAGCATGAACGGCTGGCGGCGAAGGAGGAAGAGGGGCAGGAGCGGGAGCACTGA
- a CDS encoding TetR/AcrR family transcriptional regulator, whose amino-acid sequence MAKKAPRRTAERILEVTLDLFNRFGEPNVSTTLISAEMHISPGNLYYHYPAKEELVNSLFERYERSLSELLAAADNVRDVEDAWFFLHTLFELIWQYRFLYRDLNDLLSRNRKLETQFQAVLKNKARAIRAMLDGINRSGCASIDSREAEPMATSMVVLLTYWLSFEYVGDPRHALEPAGAQAALLRGAHHLLHLLVPYLRADQRAHLLGLAGAYTAGSR is encoded by the coding sequence ATGGCGAAGAAGGCCCCGCGCCGCACGGCCGAACGCATCCTGGAGGTGACGCTCGACCTGTTCAACCGCTTCGGCGAGCCCAATGTGTCGACCACGTTGATCTCGGCCGAGATGCACATCAGCCCGGGCAACCTCTACTACCACTACCCGGCCAAGGAAGAACTGGTCAACTCGCTGTTCGAGCGCTACGAGCGCTCGCTGTCGGAGCTGCTCGCCGCCGCCGACAACGTGCGCGACGTGGAGGACGCCTGGTTCTTCCTGCACACGCTGTTCGAGCTGATCTGGCAGTACCGCTTCCTCTATCGCGACCTGAACGACCTGCTCTCGCGCAACCGCAAGCTGGAGACCCAGTTCCAGGCGGTGCTGAAGAACAAGGCCCGCGCCATTCGCGCGATGCTCGATGGCATCAACCGCAGCGGCTGCGCCAGCATCGATTCGCGCGAGGCCGAACCGATGGCCACCAGCATGGTGGTGTTGCTGACCTACTGGCTCAGCTTCGAATACGTGGGCGACCCGCGCCACGCGCTGGAGCCGGCCGGCGCGCAGGCCGCCCTGCTGCGCGGCGCCCACCACCTGCTGCATCTGCTGGTACCCTACCTGCGCGCCGACCAGCGCGCCCACCTGCTGGGCCTGGCCGGGGCGTACACGGCCGGCAGCCGATAA
- a CDS encoding patatin-like phospholipase family protein encodes MSTSSNQPRIALALAGGGPLGAIYEIGALCALEDSLQGIAFNRLHHYVGVSAGGFIAASLANGFTPRELCTSFIENSAASEVFDPAWLMVPAYGEFGRRLARLPRLAASALWRATGGRKPLTHALEQLGPALPTGIFSSEEIHRRLAEAFSRPGRTNDFRRLPTRLTLVATNLDTGKAAPFGRPGFDDVPISRAVQASAALPGLFPPVRIGDADFVDGALEKTLHASVALDEGVDLMLCINPLVPFNAGAAARAGERGIPRIVEGGLPAVLSQTFRSMIHSRMALGMKHYERSYPGTDIVLIEPDRRDPELYLANTFSYRQRRQLAEHAYQQTRALLRERRAEIAPKLARHGVRLRDDRLQDDRRLLAPPQRPARLGQAMATLNGTLDDLGRLVQGAGQAAA; translated from the coding sequence ATGAGCACAAGCAGCAACCAGCCGCGCATCGCCCTCGCCCTCGCCGGCGGCGGACCGCTCGGCGCGATCTACGAGATCGGGGCGCTGTGCGCGCTGGAGGACTCGCTGCAGGGCATCGCCTTCAACCGGCTCCACCACTACGTCGGCGTGTCGGCCGGCGGCTTCATCGCGGCGTCGCTGGCCAACGGCTTCACCCCGCGCGAGCTGTGCACCTCCTTCATCGAGAACAGCGCCGCCAGCGAAGTGTTCGACCCGGCCTGGCTGATGGTGCCGGCCTATGGCGAGTTCGGCCGCCGGCTGGCGCGCCTGCCGCGGCTGGCGGCTTCGGCGCTGTGGCGCGCCACGGGCGGCCGCAAGCCGCTGACGCACGCCCTCGAGCAGCTCGGCCCGGCCCTGCCGACCGGCATCTTCTCCAGCGAGGAGATCCACCGCCGGCTGGCCGAGGCGTTCTCGCGGCCCGGCCGCACCAACGATTTCCGCCGCCTGCCGACCCGGCTGACGCTGGTGGCGACCAACCTGGACACCGGCAAGGCCGCCCCGTTCGGCCGGCCGGGGTTCGACGACGTGCCGATCTCGCGCGCGGTGCAGGCCAGCGCCGCCCTGCCGGGGCTGTTCCCGCCGGTGCGCATCGGCGACGCCGACTTCGTCGACGGCGCGCTGGAGAAGACGCTGCACGCCAGCGTGGCGCTGGACGAGGGCGTGGACCTGATGCTGTGCATCAACCCGCTGGTGCCTTTCAACGCCGGAGCTGCGGCGCGCGCCGGGGAGCGCGGCATCCCGCGCATCGTCGAGGGCGGGCTGCCGGCGGTGCTGAGCCAGACCTTCCGCTCGATGATCCATTCGCGCATGGCGCTGGGCATGAAGCACTACGAGCGCAGCTATCCCGGCACCGACATCGTGCTGATCGAGCCGGACCGGCGCGACCCCGAGCTGTACCTGGCCAACACCTTCAGCTACCGCCAGCGGCGCCAGCTGGCCGAGCATGCCTACCAGCAGACGCGCGCCCTGCTGCGCGAGCGCCGGGCCGAGATCGCGCCCAAGCTGGCGCGCCACGGCGTGCGGCTGCGCGACGACAGGCTGCAGGACGACCGCAGGCTGCTCGCGCCGCCGCAGCGCCCGGCGCGCCTCGGGCAGGCGATGGCGACGCTGAACGGCACGCTGGACGACCTGGGGCGGCTGGTGCAGGGCGCCGGCCAGGCAGCGGCATGA
- a CDS encoding phasin family protein: MVKKIQRTDTSNGSGKDKKGKGGVPLSSTVRESASQIWLAGLGAFAKAQGEGNKVFDALVKEGLSIQRKTQAVAEEKISEATNRMALMATDLSSKASGQWDKLETIFEERVARALKKLGVPSAKEVDALIARIDELNRNVAKLGGKAAAPARKSTRAAGAKTVAPATKPSRKRAAKKAA; encoded by the coding sequence ATGGTCAAGAAGATCCAGCGCACCGACACGAGCAACGGCAGTGGCAAAGACAAGAAGGGCAAGGGCGGCGTGCCCCTGTCCAGCACGGTCCGCGAGTCGGCCAGCCAGATCTGGCTGGCGGGGCTGGGCGCCTTCGCCAAGGCGCAGGGCGAAGGCAACAAGGTCTTCGACGCGCTGGTCAAGGAAGGCCTGTCGATCCAGCGCAAGACCCAGGCCGTGGCCGAGGAGAAGATCTCCGAGGCCACCAACCGCATGGCGCTGATGGCCACCGACCTGTCATCCAAGGCCTCGGGCCAGTGGGACAAGCTGGAGACCATCTTCGAGGAGCGCGTCGCCCGCGCGCTGAAGAAGCTGGGCGTGCCCTCGGCCAAGGAAGTGGATGCGCTGATCGCGCGCATCGACGAACTCAATCGCAACGTGGCGAAGCTGGGTGGCAAGGCGGCAGCCCCCGCGCGCAAGAGCACGCGGGCGGCAGGCGCGAAGACGGTGGCGCCGGCGACCAAGCCCTCGCGCAAGCGGGCGGCGAAGAAGGCGGCCTGA
- a CDS encoding SDR family oxidoreductase, which translates to MHYFVTGATGFIGKRLVGKLLERKGSVVYFLIRKESEAKVAALREHWGVPASRAIPVYGDLTAKKLGVAAGDVKQLKNTIDHFFHLAAVYDLAADPESQVAVNIEGTRNTVEFARAIAAGRFHHVSSIAAAGLYEGVFREDMFEEAENLDHPYFMTKHESEKIVRKECQVPWTVYRPAMVVGDSHTGETDKVDGPYYVFKLIQRMRQILPPWMPAVGLEGGRVNIVPVDFVVDALDHISHKPDIDRKCFHLVDPVGYRVGDVLDIFARAAHAPKMNLFVNAALLGFIPKGVKKGLMAVAPVRRIRQAVMKDLGVPEDLLDFVNYPTRFDCRETLAALKGSGIACPNLKDYAWRLWDYWERHLDPDLHIDRSLKGTVGGKVVLVTGGSSGIGLAAAHKFAEAGAITLICGRDPEKLQEACAEAQAKGYRFIAYPVDLADMADCDRFVQQVIADHGGVDFLVNNAGRSIRRAIEASYDRFHDFERTMQLNYFGALRVTMGLLPAMVAKRRGHVVNISSIGVLTNAPRFSAYVASKAALDAWTRCAASEYQDQGITFSTINMPLVRTPMIAPTKIYNNVPTLAPEEAADMIAEACIAKPVRIATRLGITGQLLHALVPRIAQIVMNTSFRMFPDSPAAKGVKDGAKPQLSAEAVALQQMMRGIHF; encoded by the coding sequence ATGCACTATTTCGTCACCGGCGCGACCGGCTTCATCGGCAAGCGCCTGGTCGGCAAGCTGCTCGAGCGCAAGGGCTCGGTGGTGTACTTCCTGATCCGCAAGGAAAGCGAGGCCAAGGTCGCGGCGCTGCGCGAGCACTGGGGCGTGCCGGCCTCGCGCGCCATCCCCGTGTACGGCGACCTCACGGCGAAGAAGCTGGGCGTCGCCGCGGGCGACGTGAAGCAGCTCAAGAACACGATCGACCACTTCTTCCACCTGGCCGCGGTCTATGACCTGGCGGCCGACCCGGAAAGCCAGGTCGCCGTCAACATCGAAGGCACGCGCAACACGGTGGAGTTCGCCAGGGCCATCGCCGCCGGCCGTTTCCACCATGTCTCGTCCATCGCCGCAGCGGGCCTGTACGAAGGCGTGTTCCGCGAAGACATGTTCGAGGAAGCGGAGAACCTGGACCACCCGTACTTCATGACCAAGCACGAGAGCGAGAAGATCGTGCGCAAGGAGTGCCAGGTGCCCTGGACGGTGTACCGCCCGGCGATGGTGGTGGGCGACAGCCACACCGGCGAGACCGACAAGGTCGACGGCCCGTACTACGTCTTCAAGCTGATCCAGCGCATGCGCCAGATCCTGCCGCCCTGGATGCCGGCGGTCGGCCTGGAAGGGGGCCGCGTCAACATCGTGCCGGTGGACTTCGTGGTCGATGCGCTCGACCACATCAGCCACAAGCCCGACATCGACCGCAAGTGCTTCCACCTGGTCGACCCGGTCGGCTACCGGGTGGGCGACGTGCTGGACATCTTCGCGCGCGCCGCCCATGCGCCCAAGATGAACCTGTTCGTCAACGCGGCGCTGCTGGGCTTCATCCCCAAGGGCGTGAAGAAGGGGCTGATGGCGGTGGCGCCGGTGCGCCGCATCCGCCAGGCGGTGATGAAGGACCTCGGCGTGCCCGAGGACCTGCTGGACTTCGTCAACTACCCGACGCGGTTTGACTGCCGTGAAACGCTGGCCGCCCTGAAGGGCAGCGGCATCGCCTGCCCGAACCTGAAGGACTACGCCTGGCGCCTGTGGGACTACTGGGAGCGCCACCTCGACCCCGACCTGCACATCGACCGCAGCCTCAAGGGCACCGTGGGCGGCAAGGTGGTGCTGGTGACGGGCGGCTCCTCGGGCATCGGCCTGGCGGCGGCGCACAAGTTCGCCGAGGCCGGCGCCATCACCCTCATCTGCGGCCGCGACCCGGAGAAGCTGCAGGAAGCCTGCGCCGAAGCCCAGGCCAAGGGCTACCGCTTCATCGCCTATCCGGTGGACCTGGCCGACATGGCCGACTGCGACCGCTTCGTGCAGCAGGTGATCGCCGACCATGGCGGCGTCGATTTCCTGGTCAACAACGCCGGCCGGTCGATCCGCCGCGCCATCGAGGCCAGCTACGACCGCTTCCACGACTTCGAGCGCACCATGCAGCTCAACTACTTCGGGGCGCTGCGGGTCACCATGGGCCTGTTGCCCGCCATGGTGGCCAAGCGGCGCGGCCATGTGGTCAACATCAGCTCGATCGGCGTGCTGACCAACGCGCCGCGCTTCTCGGCCTACGTGGCCAGCAAGGCGGCGCTGGACGCGTGGACCCGCTGCGCCGCCAGCGAGTACCAGGACCAGGGCATCACCTTCAGCACCATCAACATGCCGCTGGTGCGCACGCCCATGATCGCGCCCACCAAGATCTACAACAACGTGCCCACCCTCGCGCCGGAGGAGGCGGCCGACATGATCGCCGAAGCCTGCATCGCCAAGCCGGTGCGCATCGCCACCCGGCTGGGCATCACCGGGCAGCTGCTGCACGCCCTGGTGCCGCGCATCGCCCAGATCGTGATGAACACGAGCTTTCGCATGTTCCCCGATTCACCGGCAGCCAAGGGCGTCAAGGATGGCGCCAAGCCGCAGCTGTCGGCCGAAGCGGTGGCGCTGCAGCAGATGATGCGGGGGATTCACTTCTGA
- a CDS encoding nucleotide sugar dehydrogenase produces the protein MDRKIAVVGLGYVGLPVAVAFGQAHPVVGFDIKAARIAELKAGRDSTEEVAPADLARADILFTDSVDELRSADFFIVAVPTPVDSGNKPDLSPLVGASRSVGKALKKGDIVVYESTVYPGATEEDCIPVLEQVSGLKFGTDFTVGYSPERINPGDREHTFTKIKKIVSGSDARTLDVVAGVYGSVVTAGVHRASSIKVAEAAKVIENTQRDLNIALMNELAVVFKRMGIDTLEVLEAAGSKWNFIHSRPGLVGGHCIGVDPYYLTHKAEQLGYIPQVILAGRRINDNMGRFVAHSTIKLMLRNSQDVPRCRVGVLGITFKENCPDIRNSKVADVVRELRDWGAEVVVHDPHADPHEVQEEYGIALGRIDAQNPVDALIVAVAHREFKAMRPAELRALVRCERPVLADVKSIFPRAELEAAGFTVWRL, from the coding sequence ATGGACAGAAAAATCGCAGTGGTGGGCCTGGGGTACGTGGGCTTGCCGGTGGCCGTTGCCTTCGGCCAGGCCCACCCGGTGGTCGGCTTCGACATCAAGGCAGCGCGCATCGCCGAGTTGAAGGCCGGCAGGGACAGCACCGAGGAGGTGGCCCCGGCCGACCTGGCCCGCGCCGACATCCTGTTCACCGACAGCGTCGATGAGCTGCGCTCGGCCGACTTCTTCATCGTGGCCGTGCCCACCCCGGTGGACTCGGGCAACAAGCCGGACCTCAGCCCGCTGGTCGGCGCCTCGCGCTCGGTCGGCAAGGCGTTGAAGAAGGGCGACATCGTGGTCTATGAATCGACGGTCTACCCCGGCGCCACCGAAGAAGACTGCATCCCGGTGCTGGAGCAGGTGTCGGGCCTGAAGTTCGGAACCGATTTCACGGTGGGCTACAGCCCCGAGCGCATCAACCCGGGCGACCGCGAGCACACCTTCACCAAGATCAAGAAGATCGTCTCCGGCTCCGACGCCCGCACGCTGGATGTCGTGGCCGGGGTCTACGGCTCGGTGGTCACCGCCGGCGTGCACCGCGCCAGCAGCATCAAGGTGGCCGAGGCCGCCAAGGTGATCGAGAACACCCAGCGCGACCTGAACATCGCGCTGATGAACGAGCTGGCGGTGGTGTTCAAGCGCATGGGCATCGACACGCTCGAAGTGCTGGAGGCCGCCGGCAGCAAGTGGAACTTCATCCACTCGCGCCCCGGCCTGGTGGGCGGCCACTGCATCGGCGTGGACCCGTACTACCTGACGCACAAGGCCGAGCAGCTGGGCTACATCCCGCAGGTGATCCTGGCCGGGCGCCGCATCAACGACAACATGGGCCGCTTCGTGGCGCACAGCACCATCAAGCTGATGCTGCGCAACAGCCAGGACGTGCCGCGCTGCCGGGTCGGCGTGCTGGGCATCACCTTCAAGGAGAACTGCCCCGACATCCGCAATTCCAAGGTGGCAGACGTGGTGCGCGAGCTGCGCGACTGGGGCGCCGAGGTGGTCGTGCACGACCCGCACGCCGACCCGCACGAGGTGCAGGAGGAGTACGGCATCGCCCTGGGGCGCATCGATGCGCAGAACCCGGTCGATGCCCTCATCGTGGCGGTGGCGCACCGCGAGTTCAAGGCCATGAGACCGGCCGAGCTGCGCGCCCTGGTGCGCTGCGAGCGGCCGGTGCTGGCCGACGTCAAGTCCATCTTCCCGCGCGCGGAGCTGGAAGCCGCCGGCTTCACCGTGTGGCGGCTGTGA
- a CDS encoding Gfo/Idh/MocA family protein, whose amino-acid sequence MKNAIQGRKVRFAIVGCGRIAKNHIGSIRQHGDDAELVGVCDIDPAALQAAVKETGAKGYDHIEALLADTNADVIVLTTPSGIHPAHAILCAKAGFHVLSEKPMATRWEDGLRMVRACDEAGVRLFVVKQNRRNATLQLLKQAVEAKRFGRIYMVTLNVFWQRPQQGYYDQAKWRGTWELDGGAFMNQASHYVDLLEWLIGPIESLHAYTGTLARDIEAEDTGVLSCKWRSGAMGSLNVTMLTYPKNLEGSITILGEKGTVRVGGVAVNEIQHWEFEDKRPEDESVKAASYETTSVYGFGHPLYYRNVIDVMRGQAEPEVDGREGLKSLEVLVAAYRSARDGVRVSLPLEL is encoded by the coding sequence ATGAAGAACGCCATCCAGGGCCGCAAGGTCCGCTTCGCCATCGTCGGCTGCGGCCGCATCGCCAAGAACCACATCGGCTCCATCCGCCAGCACGGCGACGACGCCGAGCTGGTGGGCGTGTGCGACATCGATCCCGCGGCGCTGCAGGCGGCGGTCAAGGAAACCGGCGCCAAGGGGTACGACCACATCGAGGCGCTGCTGGCCGACACCAACGCCGACGTGATCGTGCTGACCACGCCGAGCGGCATCCACCCCGCGCATGCCATCCTGTGCGCCAAGGCCGGCTTCCATGTGCTGAGCGAAAAGCCCATGGCCACCCGCTGGGAGGACGGCCTGCGCATGGTGCGCGCCTGCGACGAAGCCGGCGTGCGCCTGTTCGTGGTCAAGCAGAACCGGCGCAACGCCACGCTGCAGCTGCTGAAGCAGGCGGTGGAAGCGAAGCGTTTCGGGCGCATCTACATGGTGACGCTCAACGTGTTCTGGCAGCGGCCGCAGCAGGGTTACTACGACCAGGCCAAGTGGCGCGGCACCTGGGAGCTCGATGGCGGCGCCTTCATGAACCAGGCCAGCCACTACGTCGACCTGCTCGAGTGGCTGATCGGCCCCATCGAGAGCCTGCACGCCTACACCGGCACCCTGGCGCGCGACATCGAGGCGGAAGACACCGGCGTGCTCAGCTGCAAGTGGCGCAGCGGCGCGATGGGTTCGCTCAACGTCACCATGCTGACGTACCCGAAGAACCTGGAAGGCAGCATCACCATCCTGGGCGAGAAGGGCACCGTGCGCGTGGGCGGCGTGGCCGTCAACGAGATCCAGCACTGGGAGTTCGAGGACAAGCGCCCGGAAGACGAATCCGTCAAGGCCGCCAGCTACGAAACCACCAGCGTCTACGGCTTCGGCCACCCGCTGTACTACCGCAACGTGATCGACGTCATGCGCGGCCAGGCCGAGCCCGAAGTCGATGGCCGGGAAGGCCTGAAGTCGCTGGAGGTGCTGGTGGCGGCCTACCGCTCGGCGCGCGACGGCGTGCGCGTGAGCCTGCCGCTGGAGCTGTGA